One genomic window of Blastopirellula retiformator includes the following:
- a CDS encoding DUF1559 domain-containing protein yields MRFQRQGFTLVELLVVIAIIGVLIALLLPAVQQAREAARRMQCTNNMKQIGLAMHNYHDTHKLFPPGFNNELGWGWGAKILPFIEQTALYDEIDQVNGLMDLSDADILAAVQIPLDAFRCPSDVAPDLNDKSVPVVVASEEIAYSSYLASMGSYKDATVTQLGLGMFWPQSRVAFRNVLDGTSNTFLIGEREYQHTIGGLWAGTTTSGPGHQNKKYILASTNTSDGLINDPTKYKGFGSFHPGGANFAFCDGSVHFISETIDATTNSGPNMSLYQRLGDRQDGLTVEGF; encoded by the coding sequence ATGAGGTTTCAGCGCCAAGGATTTACGCTGGTTGAGTTGCTTGTCGTGATCGCAATTATAGGAGTCTTGATCGCACTGTTGTTGCCCGCCGTTCAGCAGGCCCGTGAAGCTGCTCGTCGCATGCAATGCACGAACAACATGAAACAAATCGGCCTGGCGATGCACAACTATCATGATACCCACAAGTTGTTTCCCCCAGGTTTCAACAACGAACTTGGCTGGGGTTGGGGCGCCAAGATCCTGCCATTCATCGAACAGACGGCGCTGTATGACGAAATTGATCAGGTCAACGGGCTGATGGACTTGTCGGACGCCGATATCCTGGCCGCCGTTCAAATTCCGCTTGACGCATTCCGCTGTCCGTCGGACGTCGCTCCCGACTTGAACGACAAGTCCGTACCGGTCGTTGTCGCCAGCGAGGAGATCGCCTACTCCAGCTATCTCGCGAGCATGGGGTCCTACAAAGACGCCACCGTCACCCAACTGGGACTCGGGATGTTCTGGCCGCAAAGTCGTGTCGCTTTTCGCAACGTTCTCGACGGGACCAGTAACACGTTTCTGATTGGCGAGCGAGAGTATCAACACACGATCGGCGGTCTGTGGGCTGGCACCACCACGTCAGGGCCGGGACACCAAAACAAGAAGTACATTCTCGCTTCGACCAACACCAGCGACGGTCTGATCAATGACCCGACCAAATACAAAGGATTCGGCAGCTTTCATCCCGGCGGCGCCAACTTCGCTTTCTGCGACGGATCGGTTCACTTCATTTCCGAAACGATCGACGCGACCACCAATAGCGGGCCGAACATGAGTTTGTATCAGCGGCTCGGAGATCGTCAGGACGGCCTAACGGTGGAAGGATTTTAG
- a CDS encoding carboxypeptidase-like regulatory domain-containing protein — protein MPKTNFTNRKPLCSAARSSLWVCGLLAFAGCGGSTYDVAPVKGQVTLDGEPIPQTSVMFLPDSGRPAVAITDEQGNYELAYTRDSRGAPPGIYRVEISTAALLSFPKPSDEKFPARYNTETELVYEVKDEINLIDFHLQKK, from the coding sequence ATGCCGAAAACAAACTTCACGAATAGGAAGCCGCTTTGCTCGGCGGCTCGATCCTCGCTTTGGGTCTGCGGCTTGCTGGCTTTCGCAGGCTGTGGAGGATCTACCTATGACGTCGCCCCGGTAAAAGGACAAGTGACGCTCGATGGAGAACCGATCCCGCAGACCAGCGTCATGTTCCTGCCCGACTCGGGGCGTCCTGCGGTCGCCATTACCGACGAACAGGGGAACTACGAATTGGCGTACACGCGCGATAGCCGGGGCGCTCCGCCCGGAATCTATCGCGTCGAAATCAGCACGGCGGCGCTCCTTTCGTTTCCGAAACCATCGGACGAAAAGTTCCCTGCTCGGTACAACACCGAAACCGAACTAGTCTACGAGGTGAAGGACGAAATCAATCTGATCGACTTTCACCTGCAAAAAAAATGA
- a CDS encoding MFS transporter, with protein sequence MATDSSGPTLTSEVSPELPTPTEVNDAKVSRAQMVVAILAALSVSHMLNDVMQSLLPAVYPLLKENYSLSFFQVGLITFTFQVTASLLQPLVGMATDRRPWPYSLVIGMGFTLVGLNLLAMAGSFSSILVAAAMVGMGSSVFHPEASRVARIASGGRYGFAQSLFQVGGNAGSAIGPLLAAFVVAPWGQQSIAWFSIGAVAALLILGYVGRWYQRHLNELKQNPRCIQLDETSGLSPVRVYAAVGVLLTLVFSKYIYLVSLSSYYTFYLMDKFDVPVQSAQLYLFVFLGAVAVGTLGGGPVGDRVGFKTVIWFSILGVLPFTLALPYANLFWTVVLTVPIGLILASAFSAIIVYAQELMPSKVGMIAGMFFGFAFGIAGIGAAALGWLADQTSIEYVYSICAYLPLVGLLTALLPNLEGRG encoded by the coding sequence ATGGCGACCGACAGCAGCGGCCCCACGCTGACCAGCGAAGTCTCTCCGGAATTACCGACCCCGACCGAAGTCAATGACGCGAAGGTGAGCCGCGCCCAAATGGTAGTGGCGATCCTGGCGGCGCTCAGCGTATCGCACATGCTGAACGACGTGATGCAGTCGTTGCTGCCGGCCGTCTATCCATTGCTGAAAGAGAACTATTCCCTCTCGTTCTTTCAGGTGGGGCTGATCACCTTTACCTTTCAAGTTACTGCATCGCTCTTACAACCGCTGGTCGGGATGGCGACCGATCGCCGCCCGTGGCCCTATTCGTTGGTGATCGGCATGGGCTTCACCTTGGTGGGACTAAACCTGCTGGCGATGGCAGGCAGTTTCAGCTCGATCTTGGTCGCAGCTGCGATGGTGGGAATGGGCTCATCGGTGTTTCATCCGGAAGCCTCACGAGTCGCCCGGATCGCCTCTGGCGGGCGGTATGGCTTTGCCCAATCGCTATTTCAAGTTGGAGGGAACGCCGGCTCGGCGATCGGTCCACTCTTGGCGGCGTTCGTCGTCGCCCCTTGGGGACAACAAAGCATCGCCTGGTTTTCGATCGGGGCTGTTGCGGCGCTGTTGATCTTGGGTTACGTCGGGCGCTGGTATCAACGTCATCTGAACGAACTGAAACAAAATCCGCGTTGCATCCAATTGGATGAGACGTCAGGCTTGTCGCCAGTTCGCGTCTACGCGGCCGTTGGCGTGTTGCTGACGTTGGTTTTCTCGAAGTACATCTACCTGGTCAGTTTGAGCAGTTATTACACGTTCTACTTGATGGACAAGTTTGACGTGCCAGTGCAATCGGCTCAGCTGTACTTGTTCGTCTTTCTCGGAGCGGTCGCCGTAGGAACGCTGGGGGGCGGACCGGTTGGCGATCGGGTCGGTTTCAAAACGGTGATCTGGTTTTCGATTTTGGGCGTGTTGCCATTTACGTTGGCGCTCCCTTACGCCAACTTGTTTTGGACCGTCGTGCTGACCGTGCCGATCGGTTTGATCTTGGCGTCGGCGTTTTCGGCGATCATCGTTTACGCCCAGGAACTAATGCCTAGCAAGGTCGGTATGATCGCCGGCATGTTTTTTGGATTCGCCTTTGGCATTGCCGGCATCGGCGCCGCGGCGCTCGGTTGGCTGGCGGACCAGACGAGTATCGAGTACGTCTACAGCATTTGCGCTTATCTGCCGCTAGTCGGACTGCTGACCGCGCTGCTGCCGAACCTGGAGGGGCGCGGATAG
- a CDS encoding alkaline phosphatase D family protein, translated as MRRRSSLKLLAAGLPLTFAAQSFGKSTTGPYFGSGVKVGEVTSDSAILWTRTSSADECDSNFALPGIAADVRVRYWIAEQSGSEKTTAWQSTTADGDFATQIPLSDLSPGVKYRFVLEAKNSLGANQTDGTFKTAPLAETITPIRFVVTSCHKYATMDAPGLGQKIYLEMLKLKPQFFVHTGDVVYYDGDTEPLARNVELARLHWHRMDNLPYHRQFYPNMASYFMKDDHDVLKDDAWPGQKFGDLTFAEGLAIFDEQNPMGESPYRTVRWGRDLQVWIVEGRDFRSPNPMADGPQKSIWGEQQWEWLQQTVAASDAKFKILISPTPIVGPDRPQGKNDNHSNAVWTSEGNRARKFLVDNHMHVICGDRHWQYHSVDDATGLNEFCSGPSTNKHAGGWNQKNFLPEHRFLRVAGGFLCVDVDRTGEQPGLLFRHIDVDGAVVYEKRFEG; from the coding sequence ATGCGCCGTCGATCGTCACTTAAACTGCTGGCTGCCGGACTGCCGCTGACATTTGCTGCACAAAGCTTTGGAAAGAGTACGACCGGACCCTACTTCGGGAGCGGAGTCAAAGTCGGGGAAGTCACCTCCGACTCAGCCATTCTCTGGACCCGGACCTCCTCGGCAGATGAATGCGACTCCAATTTCGCATTGCCGGGCATCGCCGCCGACGTGCGCGTGCGCTACTGGATCGCCGAGCAATCGGGTTCCGAAAAAACGACCGCCTGGCAGTCGACGACGGCCGATGGCGACTTCGCCACGCAGATTCCGTTGAGCGATCTCTCTCCGGGCGTTAAGTATCGCTTTGTCTTGGAAGCGAAGAACTCGCTGGGGGCGAATCAGACCGACGGAACCTTCAAGACCGCGCCCCTTGCCGAAACGATCACGCCGATTCGCTTCGTCGTCACTTCCTGTCATAAGTACGCGACGATGGATGCGCCCGGCCTGGGGCAAAAAATCTATCTAGAGATGCTGAAGCTAAAGCCGCAGTTTTTTGTCCATACGGGCGATGTCGTCTACTACGACGGCGATACCGAACCGCTGGCAAGGAACGTCGAATTGGCTCGCTTGCATTGGCACCGGATGGACAACCTGCCATACCATCGCCAGTTCTATCCGAACATGGCCTCCTACTTTATGAAGGATGATCACGACGTCTTGAAAGACGATGCGTGGCCTGGTCAAAAATTTGGTGATCTTACCTTTGCGGAAGGATTGGCGATTTTTGATGAACAGAACCCGATGGGTGAGTCTCCTTACCGCACCGTTCGCTGGGGACGAGATCTCCAGGTCTGGATTGTGGAAGGCCGCGACTTTCGCAGCCCCAATCCTATGGCGGATGGTCCCCAGAAATCGATCTGGGGCGAGCAGCAGTGGGAATGGCTGCAGCAAACGGTCGCCGCATCGGACGCCAAATTCAAGATACTGATCAGTCCGACTCCAATCGTCGGACCTGATCGACCGCAGGGGAAGAACGACAACCACTCCAACGCAGTCTGGACCTCCGAGGGAAATCGCGCTCGCAAGTTCCTGGTCGACAACCATATGCACGTCATCTGCGGCGATCGTCATTGGCAATATCACTCGGTTGATGATGCGACGGGGCTCAACGAGTTCTGCAGTGGGCCCAGCACCAACAAACATGCAGGGGGCTGGAATCAAAAGAACTTCCTGCCGGAGCACCGCTTTTTGCGGGTCGCGGGAGGATTTCTGTGCGTCGACGTTGATCGGACCGGCGAGCAGCCGGGACTGCTATTTCGCCACATTGACGTCGATGGCGCCGTCGTCTACGAAAAGCGATTTGAAGGCTAG
- a CDS encoding EamA family transporter, with protein MDISHNWFLWAILSAGFAALTAIFAKIGLEGVNSDYATLIRTIVILVVLAAFVWATGALSDPRQLSGKTIGFLVASGLATGASWVCYFRALKVGEASQVAPVDKFSVVLVAIFAVIFLGDRPAGREWLAIALVGAGVMLLAWKR; from the coding sequence ATGGATATCTCGCATAACTGGTTCCTGTGGGCGATTCTCTCGGCCGGGTTTGCGGCGCTGACGGCGATCTTCGCCAAGATCGGGCTCGAGGGAGTCAACTCGGACTACGCCACGTTGATCCGGACGATCGTCATCCTGGTCGTGCTGGCAGCGTTCGTGTGGGCGACTGGGGCGCTGAGCGATCCGCGCCAGCTCTCGGGCAAGACGATCGGCTTCCTCGTCGCCTCGGGTCTGGCGACGGGCGCTTCGTGGGTTTGTTACTTTCGCGCTTTGAAGGTCGGCGAAGCTTCGCAGGTCGCGCCGGTCGACAAGTTCAGCGTCGTTTTGGTGGCGATCTTTGCCGTGATCTTCTTGGGAGATCGCCCGGCGGGGCGCGAGTGGTTGGCGATTGCCCTGGTTGGCGCCGGAGTGATGCTGCTGGCTTGGAAACGCTAA